The genomic region ACTCGCGTGGGGCAGTCCCACCGCGGCGTCTGGATGCGGCCCTGCGCGCCGCTGTAACGTGGCCTCGGGGTCGCCGCGCCTCGACGCGGCGGGGGGTTCGATGCAGCGAGGCGAGGAAGGGAGCCGGGGCGACGGCCACCGCGGCGACGGCGACGCCGGCGCGCGGGCCCTGCGCGAGGATCTCGCCCGGAGCCAGGCCGACTGCGCCCAGATGATCGACGCCAACCGCCGGCTCCGCGAGGCCGCGGAGCGGCGCGAGGAGATCCTCGCCACCTGCGCGCGCGACCTGCGCGGCCCCGCCGACCAGCTCCTGCTGCACGCCCGGGCGCTCCTGCAGGGCGCCGCCGGGCCGCTCGCGCCCCCGCAGGCGGAGGCCATCGAGGCGATCGCGCGGGAGTCCCGGCAGCTGCTCCATCTCGCCGACGACCTCCTCGCCCTGCGCGCGCTCGACTCCGGCGCCGAGCCGATCGAGCGCGCCCCCGCCGATCTGCGGGAGGTCGCGCAGGGCGCGTGCGCGCTCGTGGAGCCGCTGGCGCGCGAGCGGGAGGTGCGGCTCGCGCCCGAGCTGCCGGCCCATCCGGTGCCGCTCTCCCTCGACGCCCTGCGGCTGCGGGAGGCGCTCGGGACCCTGCTCGCCCGCGCCGTCGAGCAGGCCCGCCCCGGGGCGGTCCTCGAGCTCGCCGTGTCGCCCCTCCCGGCGGGCGCGCGGGTCACCCTCGCGGCCGCGCGGCAGCCCCACGTCACCCCGGCCCCCTCGGGCGCGCGCCGGCCGCAGCGCGCCGGGGAGCCGCCGCCCGCCGGCGCCCCCGTCCGCCTGCTCGCCCGGATCGGGGGCCTGGGGCTCGCGCTCGCCCGCGCCGTCGTGGAGCTGCACGGCGGGACGCTCGAGGTGGACGGCGATCCCCTCCACCCGGAAGCGGTCCGGGTGGATCTGCCGGAGGCGCCGCCGCCCGGCCGGGCGCGGCCGCGCGACGGCGAGCGCGCGCGGATCCTGGTGGTCGAGGACGACCCCGACGCCCGCGCGGCGCTGGAGCTCCTGCTCGAGAGCGGCTACGACGTCGAGAGCGCCGAGGACGGCGAGCAGGGCCTGGCCCGCTGTCGCGCCGACCTGCCGGACCTCGTCCTCATGGACGTGTTCATGCCGCGCATGGACGGGTTCGCCGCGCTGGCGGCGCTCCGGACCGATCCCCGCACCGCGGAGGTGCCGGTGATCCTGGTCTCCGGGCGCGGCGACGACCTCACCCGCGCCGGCAGCCTCGACCTCGGCGCGGTGGACTTCCTGCAGAAGCCCTTCTCCGAGCGCGAGCTCAAGGCCCGGATCGACCGGACCCTGCGGCTCACCCGGCGGCAGCGGCAGCTGCGCGAGCTGGCGCAGACCGATCCCCTCACCGGGCTGCCCAACCGGCGCGCCTTCCGCACCCAGCTGGCCGAGGAGCTGAAGCGGGCCCGCCGCGCCTACGGGCCGGTCTCGTGCGTGATGATCGACATGGACGACCTGAAGCCGGTGAACGACACGCTCGGCCACGCCGCCGGCGACCGCGCCATCGCCTCGATGGCCGAGGCGATCCGGACCGAGCTGCGCGAGACCGACTTCGGCGCGCGCTACGGCGGCGACGAGTTCGTGGTCCTCCTCCCCCACACCGGCGCGGCCGAGGCCCGGGTCTTCGCCGAGCGCGTCCGCTCGCGCCTGCTCGCGACGGTGCTCGACCTCGAGGGGCACGCGGTCCCGCTGCGGGCCTCCTTCGGCGTGGCCTCGCTGGAGGAGGGCGGCGAGGGCAGCGGCGAGGACCTCGTCCGCCGGGCCGACGCGGCGCTCTACCAGGCGAAGCGGACCGGCCGAGGCGGCGTGGCGGTGCACGGGCACCCCTCCCCGCCCGAGGCCGACGTCGCCGCGCCCCACTGAGCATCCCGGCGTGGCCCCGCCCCGGCCGCGGCGCCCTCGGCGACCTGGGAGCCCGGGTCGGTCCGGGGCGTGCCTCAGAGCTTCGCGCCCGCCGCGGCCCCGTGGCCGTCGCCCGGCTCGGAGCCCTCGCCGGCGCGGTCGCGCGCGCTCGCGGCGTAGCGGTTCAGCTTGTTGTAGAGCGTCTTCTCGCTGATCCCGAGCACCTCCGCGGTGCGGGCCTTGTTGCCCCCGTTCCGCTGCAGCGAGGCGAGGATGTACTCCTTCTCCACGTCGCGCAGCGGGATGCCCACCGGCACGCGGAGCGCCGCCGCCTCGGGGCGCGAGGGGCGCATGTCCGGCGGGAGGTGCTCCTCGCCGATGAGGTCGTGGTCCACGAGGATCATGGCCCGCTCGACCGTGTTGCGCAGCTCGCGGATGTTGCCGGGCCAGGCGTAGCTCTGGAGCGTCTCCATCGCCTGCGCGGACACCCCCTGCACGTGCTTGCCGGTCTCACCGTTGAACTTCTCGATGAAGTGCTGGACGAGGATGGGGATGTCCTCGCGCCGCTCCCGCAGCGGCGGGAGCACGATGGTGAAGACGTGGAGGCGGAAGTAGAGGTCCTCGCGGAAGCGCCCCTTGCGGATCTCGTCCTTCAGATCGCGGTTGCTCGCGCAGATGACCCGCACGTCCACCTCGACCTCGGCCTTGCCGCCGAGCCGGCGGAACTTCCGCTCCTCGAGCACGCGGAGGAACTTGCCCTGCATCTCGAGCGGCAGCTCGCCCACCTCGTCGAGGAAGAGCGTCCCGCCGTGGGCGAGCTCGAAGTTGCCGAGCCGGCGCTGGTCGGCGCCGGTGAAGGCGCCGCGCTCGTACCCGAACAGCTCGGACTCGATGAGCGTGGCGGGGATGGCGGAGCAGTTGAGGGCCACGAAGGGCTTGTCCTTGCGCGGCGAGAGGCTGTGGACGGCGCGCGCCAGCACCTCCTTGCCCGTGCCGCTCTCGCCGCCGATGACCACGCTGGCGTTCGAGGGCGACACCTTCTTCACGAGCTCGAAGACCCGCTGCATCGCGGGCCCGGAGCCGATCATGTCGGTGCCGGGCGCGAGCGCGGCGAGGCGCCGCCGGAGCAGCTGGACCTCGCGCATCGTCTCCTTCTTCTCGAGCGCGCGGTCGAGCACGATGCGGAGCCGGGAGACCTCGAGCGGCTTCTCGATGAACTCGTAGGCCCCTTCCTTGATCGCCTGCACCGCCGTCTGGATGGTGCCGCGCCCGGTGAGGAGCACCACCGGGCAGTCGGGCAGCTCGGCCCGCAGCGCGCGCAGCAGCCAGAGCCCATCCATGTTGGGCATGACGAGATCGGTGAGGATCACGTCGGGGTGCCACTCGATGGCGCGCCGGAGGGCCTCCGTGCCGTCGGAGGCGGTCTGCACGTCGTAGCCCCAGCGCTGCGCGAGCTCGGCGAGCGCCTCCCGGCTGTCGTTCTCGTCGTCCACGATGAGGAGCCGGTAGTTCATGTGGTCCTCTCACCCAGCAGGCTGAGCACCCGGGTGGCGACGTCCCCCTCCGCCGTCACCGTGAGCCGGCCCCCGAGCTGCTCCGCGCCGGCGCGAACCGCGTCGAGGAGCCCCGGGAAGCTCCCGCCGGCGGGCCGCGTCAGCGCCACCCGCACCTCTCCCCCCGCGGCGGAGGCGCTGAGCAGGATCCTGCTCCCCGGCGGGCAGCTCGAGACCGCCTCGAGCAGCAGCGCCAGCACGAGCCGCGCGCCGGCGGACGGGGCGCAGCGCGCGCGCAGGGGCATGGACGGCGCCTCGCACCGCAGCTCCACGCCGCGGCGGCGCGCCTCGTGCCCGAAGAGCGTGACGGCGTCGGGCGCGTAGGCCGCCAGGTCGAGCCAGTTTCCCTCCGCGGACGGATCCGCGACCGAGAGGAAGCGCCGCATCACCTCGTCCACCCGCCCGATCTGCGTCTTCAGGGAGGCGAGGTTCTGGGCGCAGGCCTGCGCCACGCCGTCGCCGCCGCCCGCCACCTTGTCGCCCAGGAGCGCGAGCTGCAGCGCCATGGCGTTGAGCGGGTTCTTCACGTCGTGTGCGACGCCCCCCGCGAGTCGCGTGAGCGCCTCGACGTGGAGTCCTTCGAGCGTGGCAGCATCCTCGGCCATAATGTCTGGTAGGTTTTACCGCGTCCCCTCCGCCATGCACGGTAGAATTTTCACCCCAAAAGGGCAAAACCGCCGCTATTCCGCGACCCTGTGCCGGGCAGCGCGCCGGGCGCCCGCCGTGTGGCTCGCCCTGTGCCTCTCCCTCGCCGGGGTCGTCCCGGCCCGGGCCGACTCGCCGCAGGCCAGCCCGGCCGAGCCCACCGGCGCAGCGCCGCGGGTCGAGCCGGCGGCGCTCCCCGCGCTCCCCCCGGTCCGGCCGCTCCCGCCCGCCGCCCCCGGCGTGCGGACGACCGCCGAGGCCACCATTGGCGCCGTCGGGGACGTGCTCATGCACGCCGCGGTCAAGGAGACCGCGGCGGCCCACGGCGGCGACTACGGCTTCCTCTGGGCGCCGGTCGCCGACCTGCTGCGCTCGAACGACCTCACCTTCGCGAACCTCGAGACCCCGGTCGCCCCGCGCACCGGCACCGGCGCCCGCAGCTTCGTCTTCAACGCGCCGCCGGCCGCGGTCCGAGCCCTGGGCGCGGCCGGGGTGAAGCTCGTGAGCGTGGCCAACAACCACATCTTCGACCAGGGGCGGGACGGGTTCCTCGAGACGGTGGCCGAGCTCGATCGGCTGGGGATGCCCTTCGTCGGGGCCGGGCCGGCCCCGCACGAGGCCGGGCCGCGCCTCGTCGAGCTGAACGGCCTCCGGGTGGCCTTCCTCGGCTTCGCGCAGTTCTTCAACCAGTCGGGCAACGACTGCCCGGCGCGCCGCGAGGGGCCGTGCGTGAAGGCCTCGCTCCTCGACCCCGAGCGCGCCGTCGCCGCGGTGCGCGAGGCCGCCGCCCGGAGCGACGCCGTGGTGGTCTCGATCCACTGGGGCGTGGAGTACACCGGCCAGCCGCGGGAGGCGGAGGTGGCGCTGGCGCACCGGCTGGCCGACGCCGGCGCGCTCGTGGTCCTCGGCCACCACCCCCACGTGCTGCAGCCGCTCGAGCTCTACCGGCGCGAGGACGGGCGCGTCGCGGCCATCGCCTACTCGCTCGGGAACTTCGTCTCGAACCAGTCGCGGAACTTCGTGCCCGGCGTGACGCCCGACGCGGTGGCCGCGCCGCGCGAGGGCGCCCTCCTGCGGGTCCGGCTCGCCCGGCGCGACTACGGCCGCGGGGTGGAGCTGGTGGAGCTCGCCGGCGTGGACTACGTGCCGCTCTGGACGGAGAACGACACGGTCGAGCTCGACCGGAAGCGCCACCCGGAGGCCCGCCCCACGATCCGCGTCGTCGCGCTCGACCGCGCGCTCGCCGAGGTGCGGGCCGAGCTGGCGCGCTTCCCGGAGCCGCTGCCGGCGCCGGAGCGCCCGGCGTGGGTGAAGCTGCGCCGGCGGGAGGCCGCCTACGCCGCCCGCCGGGCCGAGATCCTGGCGACGCTCGGGGAGGAGCTGGCCCGCGAGGTGGCCCCGCCGCCCCCCGAGTCGGCCGCGGCTACCCGCTGACCGGGCGGGCCCGGCCGGTGTCCTCGGGCTGCAGATCGGGCTTCTCCGGCACCTGGAGCTCGCAGAGCTCGATCCCGAGCTTCTGGGCGTACTCGAAGATCCGGTGGTCCCGGTAGAACTCGCCGAACACGATCCGCCTGCAGCCGGAGTTGGCGATGAGCTTGAAGCAGGGCCAGCACGGGGAGGCGGTGGTGTAGATGGTGAACCCGTCGATCGACGCGCCGTTCTTGGCGGCCTGGATGATGGCGTTCGCCTCGGCGTGCACCGTCGCCACGCAGTGGCCGTCCTCCATCATGTGCCCCACCTCGGAGCAGTGCGGCAGGCCGCGGATGGACCCGTTGTAGCCGGTGGAGAGGATGGTGCGATCCCTCACCACCACCGCGCCCACGTGCTTGCGGTCGCAGGTGGCCCGGGTGGCCACCACCCGCGCGATGTTCATGAAGTACTCGTCCCAGCTGGCGCGTCGATCCATTGCTGCCCTCCGCGAAGGGCGGCATGCTAACCCGATCCCGGCCCGCGCCCAAGGCGGCGCCGGCGGGAACGCGATCCTTCCACCCCCCTCGCCCGGCGGCGCGGCCGCCCCGGCGTCGCCTTCCGAGGAGCTCGAGCCATGATCCGTCACC from Anaeromyxobacter paludicola harbors:
- a CDS encoding histidine kinase dimerization/phospho-acceptor domain-containing protein, which codes for MAEDAATLEGLHVEALTRLAGGVAHDVKNPLNAMALQLALLGDKVAGGGDGVAQACAQNLASLKTQIGRVDEVMRRFLSVADPSAEGNWLDLAAYAPDAVTLFGHEARRRGVELRCEAPSMPLRARCAPSAGARLVLALLLEAVSSCPPGSRILLSASAAGGEVRVALTRPAGGSFPGLLDAVRAGAEQLGGRLTVTAEGDVATRVLSLLGERTT
- a CDS encoding diguanylate cyclase; its protein translation is MQRGEEGSRGDGHRGDGDAGARALREDLARSQADCAQMIDANRRLREAAERREEILATCARDLRGPADQLLLHARALLQGAAGPLAPPQAEAIEAIARESRQLLHLADDLLALRALDSGAEPIERAPADLREVAQGACALVEPLAREREVRLAPELPAHPVPLSLDALRLREALGTLLARAVEQARPGAVLELAVSPLPAGARVTLAAARQPHVTPAPSGARRPQRAGEPPPAGAPVRLLARIGGLGLALARAVVELHGGTLEVDGDPLHPEAVRVDLPEAPPPGRARPRDGERARILVVEDDPDARAALELLLESGYDVESAEDGEQGLARCRADLPDLVLMDVFMPRMDGFAALAALRTDPRTAEVPVILVSGRGDDLTRAGSLDLGAVDFLQKPFSERELKARIDRTLRLTRRQRQLRELAQTDPLTGLPNRRAFRTQLAEELKRARRAYGPVSCVMIDMDDLKPVNDTLGHAAGDRAIASMAEAIRTELRETDFGARYGGDEFVVLLPHTGAAEARVFAERVRSRLLATVLDLEGHAVPLRASFGVASLEEGGEGSGEDLVRRADAALYQAKRTGRGGVAVHGHPSPPEADVAAPH
- a CDS encoding CapA family protein → MWLALCLSLAGVVPARADSPQASPAEPTGAAPRVEPAALPALPPVRPLPPAAPGVRTTAEATIGAVGDVLMHAAVKETAAAHGGDYGFLWAPVADLLRSNDLTFANLETPVAPRTGTGARSFVFNAPPAAVRALGAAGVKLVSVANNHIFDQGRDGFLETVAELDRLGMPFVGAGPAPHEAGPRLVELNGLRVAFLGFAQFFNQSGNDCPARREGPCVKASLLDPERAVAAVREAAARSDAVVVSIHWGVEYTGQPREAEVALAHRLADAGALVVLGHHPHVLQPLELYRREDGRVAAIAYSLGNFVSNQSRNFVPGVTPDAVAAPREGALLRVRLARRDYGRGVELVELAGVDYVPLWTENDTVELDRKRHPEARPTIRVVALDRALAEVRAELARFPEPLPAPERPAWVKLRRREAAYAARRAEILATLGEELAREVAPPPPESAAATR
- a CDS encoding sigma-54-dependent transcriptional regulator yields the protein MNYRLLIVDDENDSREALAELAQRWGYDVQTASDGTEALRRAIEWHPDVILTDLVMPNMDGLWLLRALRAELPDCPVVLLTGRGTIQTAVQAIKEGAYEFIEKPLEVSRLRIVLDRALEKKETMREVQLLRRRLAALAPGTDMIGSGPAMQRVFELVKKVSPSNASVVIGGESGTGKEVLARAVHSLSPRKDKPFVALNCSAIPATLIESELFGYERGAFTGADQRRLGNFELAHGGTLFLDEVGELPLEMQGKFLRVLEERKFRRLGGKAEVEVDVRVICASNRDLKDEIRKGRFREDLYFRLHVFTIVLPPLRERREDIPILVQHFIEKFNGETGKHVQGVSAQAMETLQSYAWPGNIRELRNTVERAMILVDHDLIGEEHLPPDMRPSRPEAAALRVPVGIPLRDVEKEYILASLQRNGGNKARTAEVLGISEKTLYNKLNRYAASARDRAGEGSEPGDGHGAAAGAKL
- a CDS encoding deoxycytidylate deaminase; protein product: MDRRASWDEYFMNIARVVATRATCDRKHVGAVVVRDRTILSTGYNGSIRGLPHCSEVGHMMEDGHCVATVHAEANAIIQAAKNGASIDGFTIYTTASPCWPCFKLIANSGCRRIVFGEFYRDHRIFEYAQKLGIELCELQVPEKPDLQPEDTGRARPVSG